The region GTCGCTACCAAGGGTGAGTCGCTGCGTATCGCTCAAGACCGCCTGACGTACTGGCAAGGCGTTGGCGCACAACTGTCGCCGACCGTCGAGCGTCTCGTGAAAGAAGCGCAAAAGGCGCAGCCGGCTGCTTAATGGTAGCTAGCGTGCGTATCGTCGTCGGTTCGGCCGGCGGCTCGCGCAGCTTGCGTGAGCAGTCCGATGCGCGAGTTATTTTGCAGTTCGTGCTGAAGCAGGCGTCGAAGTTGGCAGCGAGGTTCTCTTATGTCTGAGCGTGATTCCGGCAGTTCAGGTCGCGCCAGGACGGCACCGCGCGCGAAGACGTCTGATCAGGCGCCATTCGGTGCATTCGTCCGCAAGTCGGTCGAACGGGCCGAGGGCAAGGCGAAAGCCAATGTTGCAAGCGCCGGTTCCAACGCAGCAGAAATGCGCGCGGAAACAGCGGAAAGCTGGCCGGCCGATGCGATCGAGGTCGGCGCAATCGTCGACGCTTATGGCCTCAAAGGCTGGGTCAAGGTAGTCGCGCATGCGGATGCCGGCCACGGCGGCGATGCGTTGCTGAGCGCGAAGCGCTGGTGGCTCATGAAAGGCCACGAGCGCAAGTCGGCGCCGTCTCTGCAGGCGAAAAAGCATAGCGACAGTGTGGTTGCACATCTGGGTGGCGTCGCTGACCGCGATGTGGCGCTGGCACTGCGTGGCTCCCGCGTCTATATCAGCCGCAGCGAATTCCCAGTCCTCGAGGCCGACGAATTCTATTGGGTCGACCTGCTCGGTCTGGATGTGGTGAACGTTGCCGGGGTCGCACTCGGCAAGGTTGCAGACATGATCGACAACGGCGCGCACTCGGTGTTGCGCATCGAATACCCGGCCACCGATAAAAGCGGTAAGCCGGTCACCGGCGAGCGTTTGATCCCGTTCGTCGGCG is a window of Paraburkholderia sp. IMGN_8 DNA encoding:
- the rpsP gene encoding 30S ribosomal protein S16; this translates as MVIIRLARGGSKKRPFYNIVATDSRNRRDGRFIERVGFYNPVATKGESLRIAQDRLTYWQGVGAQLSPTVERLVKEAQKAQPAA
- the rimM gene encoding ribosome maturation factor RimM (Essential for efficient processing of 16S rRNA), which produces MSERDSGSSGRARTAPRAKTSDQAPFGAFVRKSVERAEGKAKANVASAGSNAAEMRAETAESWPADAIEVGAIVDAYGLKGWVKVVAHADAGHGGDALLSAKRWWLMKGHERKSAPSLQAKKHSDSVVAHLGGVADRDVALALRGSRVYISRSEFPVLEADEFYWVDLLGLDVVNVAGVALGKVADMIDNGAHSVLRIEYPATDKSGKPVTGERLIPFVGVFVKTVDQAAKQIIVDWEADY